The genomic region TGACCAGCGCCGCGTCAGCCGGCTTGCTCTCGTAGGAGTGCGGGTCGGCGGACGGGTCGGCCAGCAGTGCCTTGACCTCGACCGCGTCGCCACCGACGGCGGCGACGACGCTGCCCCACACGTTGGTGGAGGCCACGACCTGGATCTTGCCGTTGTCGGCGGACGGCGTGGTCGTGCCGCACGCGGCCAGGCTCACGACGGCGAGAGTGCCGACCAGAGCGTTGCGGAGAGTCATCACGCCGTCCCTCGATCAGGTAATGGAAACCGTTGTCGAGTTCAGCTTACGACATGGAAAAGCCCCCGACGGTCACGCCGGGGGCCTTGACGTGTGAATCACGCCTCCAGACGGTCGCCCGTCTCGGGGTGGAACAGGTGGATCTCGGTGTGGTCGCGGACGGCGACCTTGACGTGCTGGCCCAGGGTGGGCGGCGTGCGGCCGTCGACGCGGACGACGAAGCGCTGCGCGGAGTCACCGATCTTCACGGCACCGTGCACGAGGGCGTCGGCGCCGAGCTCCTCGACCAGCTCGACGGTCATCTCCATGCCCTCCTCGGTCGACGGCACGATGCCGAGGGCCTCGGGGCGGATGCCGAAGGTGACCTCGTCGAGGCCGCCGGCGGCGTCGAGCGCGGCGCGGGACAGCGGCACGATGACGCCGTCGAGCTTCGCGCCCTCCGACGAGATCGGCACGGTCTTGAGGTTCATGGCGGGCGAGCCGATGAAGCCGGCGACGAACGCGTTGGCCGGGCGGTCGTACAGCGCGCGCGGGGTGTCGCACTGCTGCAGCAGGCCGTCCTTCAGCACGGCGACGCGGTGGCCCATCGTCATGGCCTCGACCTGGTCGTGCGTGACGTAGATCGTGGTGGTGCCGAGGCGCTGCTGCAGGGCCGCGATGTTCGCACGGGTCTCGACGCGCAGCTTGGCGTCCAGGTTGGACAGCGGCTCGTCCATGAGGAACACGGAGGGCTCGCGGACGATGGCGCGACCCATCGCGACGCGCTGGCGCTGACCACCGGAGAGCGCCTTCGGCTTGCGCTCCAGGTACTTCTGCAGGTCGAGCATCTTGGCGGCCTCTTCGACCTTCGCCTTGATCTCGGTCTTGCTGACGCCGCGCAGCTTGAGCGCGAAGCCCATGTTCTCCGCGACCGTCATGTGCGGGTAGAGCGCGTACGACTGGAACACCATCGCGATGTCCCGGCCCTTCG from Lentzea guizhouensis harbors:
- a CDS encoding ABC transporter ATP-binding protein encodes the protein MAEVSYVKASRVFSGNPPVRAVDELSLEVADGEFLVLVGPSGSGKSTALRMLAGLEDIDEGAIHIGGKDVTNVPPKGRDIAMVFQSYALYPHMTVAENMGFALKLRGVSKTEIKAKVEEAAKMLDLQKYLERKPKALSGGQRQRVAMGRAIVREPSVFLMDEPLSNLDAKLRVETRANIAALQQRLGTTTIYVTHDQVEAMTMGHRVAVLKDGLLQQCDTPRALYDRPANAFVAGFIGSPAMNLKTVPISSEGAKLDGVIVPLSRAALDAAGGLDEVTFGIRPEALGIVPSTEEGMEMTVELVEELGADALVHGAVKIGDSAQRFVVRVDGRTPPTLGQHVKVAVRDHTEIHLFHPETGDRLEA